One Mesorhizobium sp. B2-1-1 DNA window includes the following coding sequences:
- a CDS encoding DUF2269 family protein, producing MLYFVVKYLHVIGAAVLLGTGAGIAFFMLLAHRTGNAATIAAVAHIVVVADFLFTATAVVAQPITGVALAWQAGYSLREGWIVLSIVLYVVTGLFWLPVVWMQMEMRNLATRAATSGDPPPERYNKLFRLWFVFGFPAFAAVLAIFWLMITRPLIVLFD from the coding sequence ATGCTTTATTTCGTGGTCAAATATCTGCACGTCATCGGCGCAGCCGTGCTGCTTGGGACAGGGGCGGGGATTGCCTTCTTCATGCTTCTCGCTCACCGGACCGGCAATGCCGCAACAATCGCGGCAGTTGCCCACATCGTGGTTGTCGCTGATTTCCTCTTTACCGCGACTGCCGTCGTCGCGCAGCCGATCACCGGCGTGGCCCTCGCCTGGCAGGCTGGCTATTCATTGAGGGAAGGATGGATCGTGCTGTCGATTGTGCTCTATGTCGTGACCGGCCTGTTCTGGCTGCCGGTCGTTTGGATGCAGATGGAGATGCGCAATCTGGCGACGCGCGCCGCCACATCTGGCGACCCGCCGCCGGAGCGGTACAACAAGCTGTTTCGGTTGTGGTTTGTCTTCGGTTTTCCTGCCTTCGCCGCCGTGCTCGCCATCTTCTGGCTCATGATCACGCGTCCCCTCATCGTTTTGTTCGATTGA
- a CDS encoding DUF4142 domain-containing protein, with product MVEFDLAYISGQIVDHQKTVQLLEWEIGSGRDPDVQHFASDILPAVLEHLRMARDVRSKLVNPALADASGQSKK from the coding sequence TTGGTCGAATTCGATCTGGCTTACATCAGCGGCCAGATCGTCGACCATCAGAAGACTGTGCAACTCCTTGAATGGGAGATCGGCTCCGGCCGGGATCCGGATGTCCAGCATTTCGCCTCCGATATCCTGCCGGCCGTACTGGAGCACCTGCGAATGGCGCGGGACGTCCGCAGCAAGCTGGTGAACCCGGCATTGGCCGATGCCTCGGGCCAGAGCAAGAAGTGA
- a CDS encoding alpha/beta fold hydrolase, with amino-acid sequence MLAALPALPIVGTIICHTILPPVVRLIWPVLMRRLFGPQPVPPEFSNALRDLVSAPSHLRTTAAESGLLIPVAALAPKTAGRTNAPIGIMAGDADSLLDTNYHSQHLHAVLPGSMMRIVAGAGHMVHHAAPHLVLEMVDSIAAAGSLSPEEAAYYAPAPRE; translated from the coding sequence ATGCTTGCCGCCCTGCCGGCACTGCCAATCGTGGGAACCATCATTTGCCACACCATCCTGCCGCCTGTCGTCAGGCTGATCTGGCCCGTTTTGATGCGCCGCCTGTTTGGGCCGCAACCTGTCCCGCCAGAGTTTTCAAATGCTTTGCGAGATCTGGTCAGCGCACCGTCGCACTTGCGAACGACTGCCGCGGAATCTGGTCTGCTGATCCCCGTTGCCGCGTTGGCTCCCAAGACCGCAGGGAGGACAAACGCGCCGATAGGTATCATGGCCGGGGACGCGGACAGCCTGCTCGACACCAACTATCATTCCCAACATTTGCACGCGGTCCTACCGGGCTCGATGATGCGCATCGTCGCGGGTGCCGGTCACATGGTTCATCATGCTGCGCCGCACCTTGTGCTCGAGATGGTGGACAGCATCGCGGCAGCCGGATCGCTCTCACCTGAAGAAGCTGCTTACTATGCTCCTGCACCGCGCGAATGA
- a CDS encoding DUF1003 domain-containing protein, which translates to MRPNTSGNDMGSATPTTPPADGLAPALARNIEAIVQRRKRDANAATAEQRAAGAISQFAGSMMFVYIHLVFFGGWIVLNIKPVGFVQPWDPSLVILAMIASVEAIFLSTFVLINQNRMAAEDDARADLDLQVSLLNEHETTKLIKMVEEIAKRMNVATEADDELKELKRDVAPEAVLDKIMEAEE; encoded by the coding sequence ATGCGCCCAAACACCTCAGGCAATGACATGGGATCCGCCACCCCAACCACACCACCCGCGGACGGCCTCGCTCCTGCCTTGGCCCGCAACATCGAAGCAATCGTTCAACGACGGAAGCGCGATGCGAACGCTGCCACTGCGGAGCAACGCGCCGCGGGAGCAATTAGCCAGTTCGCAGGCAGCATGATGTTCGTCTATATCCATCTTGTTTTCTTTGGGGGCTGGATCGTCCTCAATATCAAGCCCGTCGGCTTTGTTCAGCCTTGGGACCCATCCTTGGTTATCCTGGCGATGATTGCATCCGTGGAGGCGATCTTTTTGTCCACCTTCGTGCTCATCAACCAGAACCGGATGGCCGCTGAGGACGATGCGAGAGCAGACCTCGATCTTCAGGTCAGCCTGCTCAACGAACACGAGACGACCAAGCTCATCAAGATGGTCGAGGAGATTGCCAAGCGCATGAATGTTGCCACGGAAGCGGACGATGAATTGAAGGAACTGAAGCGCGACGTGGCACCTGAAGCTGTTCTCGACAAGATTATGGAGGCAGAGGAGTAG
- a CDS encoding low affinity iron permease family protein — MANHPITSVLTSIGTLTSRPAAFLVLLAYTALWLFLDRASLNWHGAATLFTWAMTLFIQRAEHRDTQAIHAKLDEMLRTNSSASNITRIDDEEPEEIEKHRTRKQQGD, encoded by the coding sequence ATGGCAAATCACCCGATCACGAGCGTGCTCACCTCAATTGGCACGTTGACCTCTCGGCCGGCAGCATTCCTGGTGCTGCTGGCTTACACGGCCCTTTGGCTATTTCTCGACAGGGCGAGTTTGAACTGGCACGGCGCGGCGACCCTGTTCACCTGGGCCATGACACTGTTCATTCAACGCGCAGAACATCGCGACACGCAGGCGATCCATGCCAAGCTGGATGAGATGTTGCGAACGAATAGCTCGGCATCGAACATCACCAGAATCGATGATGAGGAACCAGAGGAAATCGAAAAGCATCGCACTCGTAAACAGCAGGGCGATTGA
- a CDS encoding NAD(P)/FAD-dependent oxidoreductase — protein sequence MVSDDEIRPGESYDCLVIGGGPAGLTAATYLGRFRRRIVLVDAGQSRAKWIPVTHNCPGFPDGIAGVELLDRLRQQALLSGVDLVDDTIHDIKRGGTDFIATASVPIRARAVLMATGIVDTLPDTPDAADMIKAGTLRLCPICDAYEVIDGRVAVMGPADHAMKMALFMRSYTSDVTMLVETTTRFDPAADALLKKAGIKVHACLPGSIRSAGHQATIRLVAGNTLSFDTIYPALGCTMRSKLATNLGAECDEIGNLVVDSRQRTAIAGLYAAGDVVDEINQVAVAFGHAAIAATDMHSYLAQNE from the coding sequence GTGGTTTCAGACGATGAAATCCGTCCTGGCGAATCATACGACTGCCTGGTCATCGGCGGCGGACCGGCCGGCCTGACCGCCGCGACCTACCTGGGGCGTTTTCGGCGCCGGATCGTCCTTGTGGATGCCGGCCAAAGCCGCGCAAAGTGGATACCGGTAACCCACAACTGTCCCGGGTTTCCTGACGGTATTGCCGGTGTTGAGCTGCTTGATCGTCTGCGGCAGCAGGCACTGCTGAGCGGAGTCGATCTCGTGGACGATACGATCCACGACATTAAGCGGGGTGGGACCGATTTCATCGCCACGGCATCGGTTCCCATTCGGGCTCGCGCGGTGCTCATGGCCACCGGTATTGTCGATACGCTTCCAGACACGCCCGACGCCGCCGATATGATCAAGGCCGGCACGTTGCGGCTGTGTCCGATCTGTGACGCCTACGAGGTCATCGACGGACGGGTTGCGGTGATGGGCCCGGCAGATCACGCAATGAAGATGGCGTTGTTTATGCGAAGCTACACAAGTGACGTCACCATGTTGGTCGAGACGACAACTCGATTCGACCCCGCCGCCGACGCCTTGCTCAAAAAGGCTGGAATCAAGGTGCACGCGTGCCTCCCGGGCTCGATCCGCTCTGCCGGCCATCAGGCGACCATCAGGCTCGTTGCCGGAAACACGCTGTCTTTCGATACCATCTATCCCGCATTGGGCTGCACGATGCGATCGAAGCTGGCCACCAACCTCGGCGCGGAATGTGACGAAATCGGCAATCTTGTCGTGGATTCGCGCCAGCGAACCGCAATTGCGGGCCTCTACGCCGCAGGCGATGTGGTTGACGAAATCAACCAGGTCGCGGTCGCCTTCGGACACGCGGCGATCGCCGCAACCGATATGCACAGCTATCTTGCGCAAAACGAGTGA
- a CDS encoding phospholipase D-like domain-containing protein, with product MSSYSQGQLFDSNAVQTLVNGDEIFPSMLQAIHAARSTIDFETYIYWSGAVGYEFATALATKAREGVEVRVLVDWVGSLPFDEDLIEIMTSAGVRFQRYRPIHWYTLDRVNNRTHRKLLIVDGLVAFTGGVGIADNWLGNARNPDEWRDTHYQVKGPAVSAFQAAFAENWLETAGETLQGEKFYPPSEPAGSLSAQLILSSQPNGSENMELMIPGGDRCRQGSSSHRNGLFRA from the coding sequence ATGAGCAGTTATTCGCAAGGACAGCTGTTCGATTCAAACGCGGTACAAACCCTTGTCAACGGAGATGAGATCTTTCCTTCAATGCTGCAGGCAATCCATGCGGCTCGGTCTACAATTGATTTCGAGACCTATATCTATTGGTCGGGGGCCGTCGGTTATGAGTTCGCGACCGCGTTGGCAACCAAAGCCCGGGAGGGTGTCGAGGTCCGTGTGCTCGTTGACTGGGTCGGCAGCCTGCCGTTCGATGAAGACCTGATCGAGATCATGACAAGCGCCGGCGTGCGGTTCCAGCGCTATAGACCTATTCATTGGTATACGTTGGATCGTGTAAACAACCGGACCCATCGCAAGCTGCTCATCGTTGACGGGCTGGTCGCGTTCACCGGCGGCGTCGGTATTGCCGACAACTGGCTCGGAAACGCCCGCAATCCAGATGAGTGGCGCGACACGCACTATCAAGTCAAAGGACCCGCAGTGTCTGCCTTCCAGGCGGCATTCGCGGAAAACTGGTTGGAGACGGCCGGCGAGACATTGCAAGGTGAGAAGTTCTACCCACCCTCCGAACCTGCGGGGTCGCTTAGCGCTCAGCTGATCCTGTCATCGCAGCCAAATGGCTCGGAGAACATGGAACTGATGATCCCTGGCGGCGATCGCTGCCGCCAGGGATCATCTTCGCATCGGAATGGCCTATTTCGTGCCTGA
- a CDS encoding Ku protein, translating into MAAPRAVWKGILKVGSVSCGVKLVGATSEASKIHFKILNRKDGLPVKAAYVDEETGDVVDSENQVKGYEADAGDFIKVEPDEIKKLKMTSEHTLEVDEFVAIKDIDTRYLEKPYYLIPADGASTEAFSVLREAMAKGVAARSCVVLYQRGREVVIQPYGKGMLLTELRTHDEMISEETIFKDPKSFLRIMTKRLCAWIRKDRLAARARGYRPSHSRGAGA; encoded by the coding sequence ATGGCAGCCCCACGAGCAGTTTGGAAAGGGATTTTAAAAGTCGGGTCCGTGTCGTGCGGAGTGAAGCTTGTGGGTGCAACCAGCGAGGCATCGAAAATCCACTTCAAGATTTTGAATCGGAAAGATGGATTGCCTGTCAAGGCTGCCTATGTTGACGAAGAGACGGGCGATGTCGTCGATAGCGAAAACCAAGTCAAAGGCTACGAGGCAGACGCGGGCGATTTCATCAAGGTCGAACCGGACGAGATCAAAAAGCTAAAGATGACGTCTGAGCACACGCTTGAGGTCGACGAGTTTGTCGCCATCAAGGATATCGACACGCGCTACCTGGAAAAGCCTTATTACCTGATCCCTGCCGACGGTGCTTCCACCGAGGCCTTCTCCGTGCTGCGCGAAGCGATGGCCAAGGGTGTGGCGGCGCGGTCCTGCGTGGTGCTGTACCAACGCGGGCGCGAAGTCGTGATACAGCCCTATGGCAAGGGAATGCTGCTTACCGAGTTGCGGACCCATGACGAGATGATCTCGGAAGAGACTATATTCAAAGACCCGAAAAGCTTTCTTCGAATTATGACAAAACGACTCTGTGCCTGGATCAGAAAAGATCGATTGGCCGCCCGGGCTCGGGGCTACCGCCCGAGTCATTCGCGCGGTGCAGGAGCATAG
- a CDS encoding DUF6894 family protein yields MARFFFDLTENGNVTEDNEGSELPDTETATDEAVKALTEIARETLPHDGNECELAFIIRDEERPIAEAVIRFELRPL; encoded by the coding sequence ATGGCACGCTTCTTTTTTGATCTTACTGAAAATGGAAACGTTACTGAAGACAACGAGGGGAGCGAACTTCCCGATACGGAGACCGCTACAGATGAAGCTGTAAAGGCTTTGACCGAAATAGCGAGAGAGACACTCCCCCATGACGGCAATGAGTGCGAACTCGCTTTCATCATACGCGACGAGGAGCGACCAATAGCAGAGGCAGTTATACGGTTCGAACTTCGCCCGCTTTAA
- a CDS encoding phospholipase D-like domain-containing protein, with protein MAYFVPDDIALQQILDARKRGVAVDVIVPNWLTDVPLVRKGSRYFWGDLLKAGVRIFEFQPTMYHPKLLIVDDVWTSFGSANLDERSLRLNDEATLNVYGRDFAKTQIDLFSQDLARSRQISLGEWEARPLTEKVSDWLASRLHSQL; from the coding sequence ATGGCCTATTTCGTGCCTGACGATATTGCCCTGCAGCAGATCTTGGACGCCAGGAAACGAGGGGTAGCAGTCGACGTGATCGTGCCCAACTGGCTCACAGACGTGCCCCTGGTCCGAAAGGGCTCGCGGTACTTCTGGGGCGACTTGCTCAAAGCTGGGGTCCGGATCTTCGAGTTCCAGCCAACGATGTATCATCCCAAACTCCTGATCGTCGACGACGTCTGGACGAGCTTTGGCTCTGCCAACCTGGACGAGCGCTCTTTGCGGCTGAACGACGAAGCCACGCTGAATGTCTACGGCCGGGATTTTGCCAAAACGCAGATCGACCTGTTCAGCCAGGATCTTGCGCGATCAAGGCAGATCAGTTTGGGCGAATGGGAAGCGCGCCCCCTGACCGAAAAAGTATCGGACTGGCTGGCCAGCAGACTACACTCGCAACTCTAG
- a CDS encoding ferritin-like domain-containing protein, which translates to MTQSRDWLIQWLRDAHAMEEQAETMLSGQLSRLESYPELGDRIRQHLDETRQQASRLRTCLDRIGEGSSAMKDAGGKLTAMAQSISGVFAGDEVMKGSLASYTFEHMEIASYMMLIAAAHAEGEAEVARVCEQNLREEEAMADWLKSHLAETTQMFLSRAAADSDAAKR; encoded by the coding sequence ATGACACAATCGCGCGATTGGTTGATACAATGGCTGAGGGACGCTCACGCTATGGAGGAGCAGGCGGAGACGATGCTCTCCGGGCAACTGTCACGCCTCGAGAGCTATCCGGAGCTCGGCGACCGCATCCGTCAGCATCTCGACGAGACGCGACAGCAGGCCTCACGGCTGAGAACCTGCCTTGACCGGATCGGAGAGGGATCTTCCGCGATGAAAGACGCAGGTGGCAAGCTCACCGCCATGGCCCAGTCGATCAGCGGCGTGTTCGCCGGCGACGAGGTGATGAAGGGGTCGCTCGCCAGCTATACTTTCGAGCATATGGAGATTGCCTCCTACATGATGCTCATCGCCGCGGCCCACGCCGAAGGGGAGGCCGAGGTGGCGCGTGTCTGTGAGCAGAATCTGCGCGAAGAGGAAGCGATGGCGGATTGGCTCAAGAGCCACCTCGCCGAGACGACGCAGATGTTCCTGTCTCGCGCCGCGGCCGACAGCGATGCCGCGAAACGGTGA
- a CDS encoding SemiSWEET family sugar transporter has translation MNKTARRRFDCMETETLVGYLAALCSMVSFTPQAWKIIKTRDTGSISAPMYAITAAGFALWLIFGSMKGEWPIIITNAACLVLSAFILLMTLLPRAKKDAVADVLDPAASRTER, from the coding sequence GTGAACAAAACCGCGCGCCGACGGTTTGATTGCATGGAAACTGAGACACTGGTCGGCTATCTCGCGGCACTATGTTCGATGGTGAGCTTTACGCCGCAAGCCTGGAAGATCATAAAGACGCGAGACACGGGCAGTATCTCCGCGCCTATGTATGCGATTACGGCAGCAGGGTTCGCCCTCTGGCTCATCTTCGGGTCCATGAAAGGCGAGTGGCCGATCATCATCACAAACGCCGCCTGTCTCGTTCTCTCGGCATTCATTCTTCTGATGACGCTCCTTCCTCGCGCGAAGAAGGACGCGGTCGCGGACGTGCTGGATCCCGCTGCCTCAAGGACTGAGCGATGA
- a CDS encoding phage holin family protein, with protein sequence MNNDQDGRSLASLVSDLTQQVTTLLQTETRLLRAEISENVSKAGHGVVEVVGGAVCLLASLVVLLQALVIALAKAGLGAGWASLLVGVVVAILGVILLRTGMAGIAPSGLAPDRTQEQLNSDARVIKGQMR encoded by the coding sequence ATGAACAACGATCAGGACGGCCGCAGTCTCGCGAGCCTTGTGAGCGACCTTACACAGCAAGTGACGACCCTGCTACAGACCGAAACAAGGCTTCTGCGGGCCGAAATATCCGAAAACGTCAGCAAAGCCGGGCACGGCGTGGTCGAAGTCGTAGGCGGTGCCGTGTGCTTGCTGGCATCGCTGGTGGTACTGCTCCAAGCGCTCGTGATCGCTTTGGCTAAGGCGGGTCTGGGGGCCGGGTGGGCCTCGCTGCTCGTCGGTGTCGTCGTGGCGATCCTGGGGGTGATTCTCCTTCGCACGGGAATGGCCGGCATTGCGCCTTCCGGATTGGCTCCTGACCGCACACAAGAACAACTCAACAGCGATGCGCGTGTGATCAAAGGACAAATGAGATGA
- a CDS encoding alpha/beta fold hydrolase, which produces MAKTVSLLGATSQRRFASRRNLRKEHGSLSFRFQFSLKRSSRVWVGGLVAAVALLALNNRAATKQALSVRAKGRTIEVDGVRLRYVEAGSGRDLVLLHGNGSAAEDFQTSGLVDKAAKRYRVIVFDRPGFGGSTRPRGRLWTAAAQADLLQSATQRIGADNPIVLGGHRSPSSGRPGIRTRLVARFSSPAIISPPQGSMPCLPPCRHCQSWEPSFATPSCRLSSG; this is translated from the coding sequence ATGGCGAAAACGGTGAGCCTTTTGGGTGCGACGTCCCAGCGGCGATTCGCCAGTCGCCGCAACCTACGCAAGGAGCACGGCAGCTTGTCTTTCCGGTTTCAATTCTCACTGAAACGATCATCACGCGTCTGGGTCGGCGGCCTGGTTGCGGCGGTGGCCTTGCTAGCGTTGAACAATCGAGCAGCGACCAAGCAAGCGCTTTCCGTCCGCGCGAAAGGAAGGACCATAGAGGTCGACGGTGTCCGCCTTCGATATGTCGAGGCTGGAAGCGGCAGGGACCTGGTTCTCCTGCATGGGAACGGTTCCGCCGCTGAGGACTTCCAAACCAGCGGTCTAGTCGACAAAGCAGCCAAGCGTTATCGCGTTATTGTATTCGACCGCCCCGGGTTTGGCGGAAGTACTCGGCCGCGCGGTCGCCTATGGACCGCCGCGGCCCAGGCAGATCTGCTCCAGAGCGCCACGCAGAGGATCGGGGCAGACAATCCCATCGTTCTTGGGGGGCATCGATCGCCCTCCAGTGGGCGGCCCGGTATCCGGACGAGATTGGTGGCGCGGTTCTCCTCTCCGGCTATCATTTCCCCTCCGCAAGGTTCGATGCCATGCTTGCCGCCCTGCCGGCACTGCCAATCGTGGGAACCATCATTTGCCACACCATCCTGCCGCCTGTCGTCAGGCTGA